The genomic DNA AGTGTATTAGGTTTCATATCTTCCGGAAATTTATCAGTTTTCAgttgattgtgttgagccTTGGGGAGAAAGTCCAGAGGATTAACGCCGATGCGCGGAAGGCTCACATTGAGTTAACCAAGGGTGTTGTTGAAGAGCTCAGCAAAATGCAAGCCGAGTCGTACGTTAATTTGCTTATTCGGTGAGAATGGAGCTAATAGTGTGTGCCTATAGGGAGTCTCATCACGAAATTTTACATAAATTTGAGAGCACATTTGCCTCACAAACCCAAGTTCTGTTTGATGGTTTTGGTCGTGTTTCCGAATTTGACGATCGCATCAACATTGATATGAAGAATATTCTTACGGCCAACGCCCGCGACGGACAAAGTATTGCTGGGAGCGCGCTGTATTTCCAAATCCCTGAGTTGTTCAGTGCACTCCTTGCATCGTAGTTATGCCACCTACGGAATGAAGCTATGCTATTTTATGATTTTCATCAGCTCAAGTCAAATAAATAATGATGGGTGAATTAAACAACTGTATTCTGACACAAGAGCATCGTACTTGCAGTAAGTCATGAGAAGTCCTAGTAAAGAGGTATTCACGACCGTGTCCCTCGAGAAGCACAACAAGTTATTGCATCACCTCAAGGACGCTACGGACAGTGGGTATAGAAAAAGTGTACAAACCCAAAACACAGGAAACCATTCAAGAGAAAAACGAACGCAAATGTTACCAACCACCAGGGATATTTGAAAACTTAAACAAATTTACTGGGGAATAATCGCCCACTACTGGCCGCCGTTAGCGACTACAGCCATCTTGCCGAGCGCAAGCATAACCTGGTTCGCGTCAGCCAGGTTGGAAGCAGCACCGGAGCCACTGTTGTTTCCTGGTCCAGAGGCCAAACCGGAAGTGGTTGGGGCCGGAGCTGAAACTGAAACTGAACCTGAACTTGAACTTGAAGGACCCGCAGAGGATTGGGTGGCAGTGACCTGAGCGCTTGTGGAAACTGCGACCGACGAGCTAACAGAAGTAGTAGACTCGGTGGTGCTTGTGCTCGTGCTCGAGGTACTCGAGGGGGTGCTGGTTGGTGTGTAGCTTGTCGAAGTTGTGCTAGGTTCATGAGAAGTGGTTGGCTCTGGAGGCGGGGTCGAAGTAGTGGTTCTCCTCTTGGTACTGGTTGTCTTGGGCTCTTCCCAAGTCGTGGTTGGTTCCGGTTTCCAAGTCGTGGTTGGTTCGGGCGAAGGCTCAGGTTTCCAAGTTGTAGTAGGTGGAGGAGGGTCGGGCTTCTTGCTCGTGGTAGGTTTGGGGTCGTCGCCGCCGTCGGCAAAGCCTGAGAAATAGATCAGACATTGATTAAGAAGAAGAGGCAGGTACTCACTCCAAGTCATCTGGAATACTCCATCACTAGTGGGAGCGAAAAACTCGAACAAACCCTGCGACAAGTCCAGCGAACCGTGACTACAGGTCGGGCACTATGGTATTGCTGTAAGTGCCTTGTGCAAAAGTAGCAAAGTAATGCCACTTACCTCGTCCACAATTGTTGCGTAGTGACATTTGCCTTTACCACAAATATTGATGCCTTTAAAACAATTGGGGCCAGGATATCCACCTCCATATTGCTGTCAAAGTGATCAATTTTCACAGAAACAAGTCTTGCAGTGAATTTAACATACTGCAGAGTTCAAAGCAACAATCTAAAAGAAGAATAAGTAACAGAACCGTGCACTATTAAAACGAACTTACGAAATCGCCAGGGTTATTATACTGCCCACACCTGAAAGCACCCATAGGTATTAAATAAGTACCAACGTATGATAAATATTTGAGGTTACATACGCTCCCATCCCAGTTTGATAGTAGGTTGCAGTTCCAGAGAAACGCTTCTGGAGATTCGAACGGTCAACGTGGTGATGAGACCTGGCATGCAAACTATGACCATGGTCGGCAGCAACTGCAGCGACCAAAGATGCTGTAACAGCAAGTGTGCCAAAGAATAACATCGAAAAGAATGTGAAGAAAGAGTGTGTGGGCTTGAAAGCCGGTACAGGGGCAAGGTGACCAGATGCGGGAGAAAGTGGAcgaaatcaaggccaaccTGAAATCGAACCCCCCAAAATCCTGTTGCCAGCCCGAGTCACGTGTCAGGGCGACCTCAGGGTCATGTCACGTGTCCCTGTGCCTGCAAACGCGAATCCCCGCGATGAATGTCACGGACATCACATCCTCACGCTCCTTTGGTGGGCGGAAGCGTTCATGGGGCGAAGAGCAATGTGAACCTCCCAAGGTCAGAGTGCTGCTAGTTTGTTTGGTTTGACTTGACTCTTGAATAGAAGCGTATATCGCATACCTGGATACGCGAAAGCCCACTAGTCGCAGAGCTAGACTATCCGATCATACAACAAGTACAGAGCATCACATTAGGAACTTGTGTGGAACAAAATGACGTCCAAATGGTGAGCCACCCAATGGAGACTATAGACCGCTCATAGCTAATCGAGCGCCATAGATCATGGACGAGCCTACACGACCAATGTTCCTTCCACCTTCACCTGTCTCTCGCTCTGTGTCACCGCCTGCTATTCGTAGCGATCCTACTGTTGCACTGTCTGAAATATCGAGACCATTAAAAGCCACCGGAACAGCACCCGACT from Rhizoctonia solani chromosome 16, complete sequence includes the following:
- a CDS encoding rare lipoprotein A-like double-psi beta-barrel protein — encoded protein: MLFFGTLAVTASLVAAVAADHGHSLHARSHHHVDRSNLQKRFSGTATYYQTGMGACGQYNNPGDFIVALNSAQYGGGYPGPNCFKGINICGKGKCHYATIVDECPTCSHGSLDLSQGLFEFFAPTSDGVFQMTWSFADGGDDPKPTTSKKPDPPPPTTTWKPEPSPEPTTTWKPEPTTTWEEPKTTSTKRRTTTSTPPPEPTTSHEPSTTSTSYTPTSTPSSTSSTSTSTTESTTSVSSSVAVSTSAQVTATQSSAGPSSSSSGSVSVSAPAPTTSGLASGPGNNSGSGAASNLADANQVMLALGKMAVVANGGQ